Part of the Archangium lipolyticum genome, GCTCCGCGCCTAGAGAGAGCGCATGAAGCGAGTGCGGTTCTCGGTGCACCGGACGGTGGGAGAGGCAAGGCTGCTGGCGGGACTGCTGGCGGGCTCGGGGCTGTCGGTGGAGGTACGAGGCGAAGCCCTGGCGCCGCTGAGCGGAGAAATCCCGAGTACGGAGACGTGGGTGGAGCTGTGGCTGCCGCCGGAGGAGGTGGCGAAGGGGAAGGAGCTGCTGGCGGAGTTGGAGGAGGACGAGGAGAAGGCGGGGAGGACGGTGGAGTGCCCGGGGTGTGGGGAGGAGAACCCGGGGAACTTCGAGCTGTGTTGGAGCTGTGAGGAGGAGTTGCCGTCGTCGCGGGGGCCGAGGA contains:
- a CDS encoding DUF7577 domain-containing protein: MKRVRFSVHRTVGEARLLAGLLAGSGLSVEVRGEALAPLSGEIPSTETWVELWLPPEEVAKGKELLAELEEDEEKAGRTVECPGCGEENPGNFELCWSCEEELPSSRGPRRRLRAVP